Proteins from a single region of Amblyomma americanum isolate KBUSLIRL-KWMA chromosome 10, ASM5285725v1, whole genome shotgun sequence:
- the LOC144108656 gene encoding uncharacterized protein LOC144108656 yields MQPSTRCRLRRSALRDPHHGCVNSTQPNPHTDELHGGHNRITHQNLRLGQSPVDEDGCPEEEEVSLLSSCFFTRRLKSRFYLVVQSERITIIEASEGHGPPERNLHETTGPKIDEDNLSRGEERGASASCRQDTRSPTDPTPVPSPQPSQQHTPEPPLQPSTRATPSLLGKRRRDDGANKVLRQMLYESHRLDSLTDAGNRQDAAFQQSMLEAIWEVTDAVQASNGQQELLIQNVNLLTLILLNQLEPPSPH; encoded by the exons ATGCAGCCCAGTACTAGGTGCCGGCTGCGGCGATCCGCCCTGCGGGATCCCCACCACGG CTGTGTCAACTCGACCCAGCCTAACCCTCACACAGACGAACTCCATGGGGGCCACAACCGCATCACTCACCAAAATCTCCGCCTGGGCCAGAGTCCTGTGGACGAAGATGGCTGCCCGGAAGAAGaggaagtgtccctgctaag ttcctgcttttttacgcgtcgtctgaaatcaaggttctatttggttgtccaaagtgagcggataacaattatcgaagccagtgaaggtcacgggcctccagaaaggaacctgcacgaaacgacgggcccgaaaatcgacgaagacaacttgag cagaggagaagaacggggagcctcagcaagttgtcgacaagacacacggagccccacagacc ctacaccggtgccctcgccgcagccctcacagcagcacacaccagagcccccactgcagccctcaacgcgtgccacgcctagccttcttgggaagcgacggcgagacgatggggccaataaggtgctgcgccagatgctgtatgaatcgcatcgtttggattcccttactgacgccgggaaccgccaggacgctgcttttcagcaaagcatgctggag gccatatgggaggtgacagatgctgtgcaggcgtcaaatggtcagcaagagctgctcatccagaatgtgaacctactgacgctaatcttactAAATCAGCTTGAGCCACCTtcaccacattga